In a genomic window of Nodosilinea sp. E11:
- a CDS encoding diguanylate cyclase, translating into MNSVNRRATDKLISGDDLVEFAEEEDGDRPVGSEAAISPQSTPSEGWKIAIIDDEPDVHRATQLALQNFQFEGKSLLFFSAYSGEEGKHLITSIHPDTALVFLDVVMETHDAGLRMVQYIRNELKNQKIRIILRTGHPGEAPEESVILDYDINDYKLKVELTRQKLLTTAIAALRAYRDIITIEQQRIELNETLEQLKQSQQSLQEYMHTLEVMVADRTAALSEANQQLQRLATLDGLTLVANRHRFDEYWQEQWPILTQQQQPLALILMDVDYFKQYNDHYGHLAGDDCLKQLARCLETTIKRPTDLIARYGGEEFVIMLPHTTLAGAARLAQRILDAVYRLNIPHAQSAISDRITVSLGVACLVPQVDMAIATLITSADKMLYQAKAEGRNRYCVSQPIPPVSTQA; encoded by the coding sequence TTGAACTCAGTCAATCGTCGTGCTACGGATAAATTGATCAGCGGAGATGATCTCGTCGAGTTTGCCGAGGAGGAAGACGGCGATCGCCCCGTTGGGTCTGAAGCTGCCATCTCCCCCCAGTCAACGCCTTCAGAGGGCTGGAAGATCGCCATTATCGACGATGAACCAGATGTTCACCGTGCCACCCAGCTAGCGCTACAAAACTTTCAGTTTGAGGGCAAGTCACTACTTTTTTTCTCTGCCTATTCGGGAGAGGAAGGCAAGCATTTAATTACCTCCATTCACCCCGATACCGCATTAGTTTTTCTCGATGTGGTGATGGAAACCCACGATGCGGGGCTAAGAATGGTTCAATACATTCGCAATGAACTGAAAAACCAAAAAATCCGGATCATTCTTCGCACCGGCCATCCCGGCGAGGCCCCAGAAGAATCGGTCATTTTAGACTACGACATTAACGACTATAAGCTTAAAGTTGAGCTGACCCGCCAAAAGCTGCTGACGACGGCGATCGCTGCCCTGCGGGCCTATCGCGACATTATTACCATTGAGCAGCAGCGGATAGAACTCAATGAAACCCTAGAGCAACTTAAACAGAGCCAGCAGTCACTGCAAGAGTATATGCATACCCTGGAGGTGATGGTGGCCGATCGCACCGCCGCCCTGTCAGAGGCCAACCAGCAGCTGCAACGCCTGGCCACCTTAGATGGCCTCACCCTGGTGGCGAATCGCCATCGCTTTGATGAGTACTGGCAAGAGCAGTGGCCGATCCTGACCCAGCAGCAGCAGCCTCTGGCGCTGATTTTGATGGATGTGGACTATTTCAAACAGTACAACGACCACTACGGCCACCTGGCGGGAGATGACTGTTTAAAGCAGCTGGCGCGCTGTCTCGAAACCACCATCAAACGACCGACTGATTTGATCGCCCGCTACGGCGGAGAAGAGTTTGTGATCATGCTGCCCCACACTACCCTGGCGGGGGCGGCCCGCCTGGCCCAGCGCATTCTAGACGCTGTTTATCGGCTCAACATACCCCACGCCCAGTCTGCCATCAGCGATCGCATCACCGTTAGCCTGGGGGTCGCCTGTCTGGTGCCCCAGGTCGATATGGCGATTGCCACCCTCATTACCAGCGCTGACAAAATGCTATATCAGGCCAAGGCAGAAGGGCGCAACCGCTACTGTGTCTCCCAGCCCATTCCGCCCGTTAGTACTCAGGCGTAA
- a CDS encoding glycosyltransferase family 4 protein has protein sequence MKIAFISYEYPPDTAFGGIATYVRQAASMLSQRGHQVEVFAGGRESDGPLTTHTTLEAGVMVHRLQGVDRSGFPARVGRVFCDRHRALQFDVLEGPDCGAEAAVALRYVPDMPFVLKLHTPQYVLELLGNPLQTWQAKTRMTLGALRRGQWPKRRPPYDPAADPECRHAHEADEVAAPSQAIGQRILTDWKLDPALVASVPYPYLPSPDLLAIPLDTDTQVVTFLGRLELRKGVVELGKAIPAIRRRHPQVKFRFVGPAWNSPRPGLNMQQYLERTLPRHRSALEFTGGVPLDRIPHYLATTDICVFPSRWESFGLVCTEAMAAGRGIVASSAGGMAELLDQGRVGRLVPPRRPAPLARAVIDLLDHPQQRQELGRAARDRVLSHYSLEPIGALQEASYRRAIARRQALGTRSVSDRTTAEMAWMDAIADPTPSPSPQGL, from the coding sequence ATGAAAATTGCCTTTATCAGCTACGAATACCCCCCCGATACGGCCTTTGGGGGCATTGCCACCTACGTGCGCCAGGCCGCCAGTATGCTCAGCCAGCGGGGCCACCAGGTAGAAGTGTTTGCCGGTGGCCGCGAGTCTGATGGCCCGCTGACTACCCACACCACCCTGGAGGCGGGAGTGATGGTGCATCGGCTCCAGGGGGTAGACCGCAGCGGGTTTCCGGCGCGGGTGGGGCGGGTGTTTTGCGATCGCCACCGTGCCCTTCAGTTTGATGTGCTAGAAGGGCCAGACTGTGGGGCCGAGGCCGCCGTGGCCCTCCGCTACGTGCCCGACATGCCCTTTGTGCTGAAGCTGCACACCCCCCAGTACGTGCTGGAACTGCTGGGCAACCCGCTGCAAACCTGGCAGGCCAAAACCCGCATGACTCTAGGAGCCCTGCGCCGGGGGCAGTGGCCCAAGCGCCGCCCCCCCTACGACCCCGCCGCCGATCCAGAATGTCGCCACGCCCACGAGGCCGACGAAGTTGCGGCTCCCTCCCAGGCGATCGGCCAGCGAATTTTGACTGACTGGAAGCTGGATCCGGCCCTGGTGGCGTCGGTGCCCTATCCTTACCTGCCCAGCCCCGACCTGCTGGCCATTCCTCTCGATACCGATACCCAGGTGGTCACCTTTCTGGGCCGGTTGGAGCTGCGCAAGGGGGTGGTCGAACTGGGTAAAGCCATACCCGCCATTCGCCGCCGCCATCCCCAGGTGAAGTTTCGCTTTGTAGGGCCAGCCTGGAACTCGCCCCGCCCCGGCCTGAACATGCAGCAGTACCTGGAGCGCACCCTGCCGCGCCACCGTTCGGCCCTGGAGTTTACCGGCGGGGTTCCCCTCGATCGCATTCCCCACTACCTGGCCACCACCGACATCTGCGTCTTTCCCAGCCGCTGGGAGAGTTTTGGCCTGGTGTGTACCGAGGCGATGGCGGCGGGGCGAGGCATTGTGGCTAGCTCGGCAGGGGGCATGGCCGAACTGCTGGATCAGGGCCGGGTGGGCCGCCTGGTGCCACCCCGTCGCCCCGCTCCCCTGGCTCGGGCTGTAATCGACCTGCTCGATCATCCTCAGCAGCGCCAGGAGCTGGGCCGAGCCGCCCGCGATCGCGTTCTCAGCCACTACTCCCTGGAGCCGATCGGAGCACTTCAGGAGGCCAGCTACCGGCGAGCGATCGCCCGTCGGCAGGCCCTCGGTACGCGATCGGTAAGCGATCGCACTACTGCCGAGATGGCCTGGATGGATGCGATCGCAGACCCCACCCCGTCACCCTCACCCCAAGGACTCTAG
- a CDS encoding glycosyltransferase, which yields MSPQLTVILCTHNPRPDYLQRVLAALQGQTLALSQWELVVIDNASTAPLAPRLDLSWHPQGRVVPEPHLGLTRARQRGFREAQAEILVYVDDDNLLAADYLEQVQQAFSQHPQLGVAAGKALPEFEAAPPAWLPEFYSMLALRDFGDTTTLIPGCSPCQHYPDQAPAGAGMALRRAAFADYWASLGDDAARLALGRTGQNLVSGEDNDIVLTLLNRGWDGAYLPQLQLIHLIAARRLQPDYLARLNFAASQSWVQVLDLHGIRLWPAIAPWTVRLRQAKAWLRLRPWQSAAAYVRWRGICGILAGQARLSSSHTNRPCRWRGIPKDENRRVHSRSNAPS from the coding sequence ATGTCGCCTCAGCTCACCGTCATTCTTTGCACCCACAACCCCCGCCCCGACTACCTGCAACGGGTATTGGCGGCACTGCAAGGGCAAACCCTGGCCCTCAGCCAGTGGGAACTGGTCGTCATCGACAACGCCAGTACCGCACCCCTCGCCCCTCGCCTCGATTTAAGTTGGCATCCTCAAGGGCGAGTGGTGCCCGAACCCCACCTAGGCCTCACCCGTGCCCGCCAACGGGGGTTTCGGGAGGCCCAGGCCGAAATTTTGGTCTATGTCGATGACGACAACCTGCTCGCCGCCGATTACTTAGAGCAGGTACAGCAGGCCTTTAGCCAGCATCCCCAGTTGGGGGTGGCCGCTGGTAAGGCCCTGCCCGAGTTTGAAGCGGCTCCCCCCGCTTGGCTGCCAGAGTTTTACTCAATGCTGGCCCTGCGTGACTTTGGCGACACCACTACCCTGATCCCCGGCTGTAGCCCCTGCCAGCACTATCCCGACCAGGCCCCTGCGGGAGCGGGGATGGCGCTGCGGCGGGCCGCCTTTGCCGACTACTGGGCCAGCCTGGGGGATGACGCCGCGCGTCTGGCGCTGGGGCGCACAGGGCAAAACCTGGTGTCTGGGGAAGATAACGATATTGTGCTGACCTTGCTCAACCGGGGCTGGGATGGGGCCTATCTGCCGCAGCTTCAGCTCATCCACCTGATTGCGGCTAGACGGTTGCAACCCGACTACCTGGCCCGACTCAACTTTGCCGCCAGCCAATCCTGGGTACAGGTGCTCGATCTGCACGGCATTCGGCTGTGGCCCGCCATTGCCCCCTGGACAGTGCGCCTGCGACAGGCTAAGGCCTGGCTGCGGTTGCGCCCCTGGCAAAGTGCGGCGGCCTACGTGCGCTGGCGCGGCATCTGCGGCATTTTAGCCGGACAGGCCCGTTTGTCGTCCTCTCATACCAATCGTCCATGCCGCTGGCGTGGCATCCCGAAGGATGAAAATCGTAGGGTGCATTCGCGAAGCAATGCACCTTCTTAG
- a CDS encoding ABC transporter ATP-binding protein: MSYPVIQVENLSKRYVLGRSQREKYQSLRDTLSQGGRRLRQRFSPRRRRTAEPEEAFWALQDVSFEINQGDRVGIVGRNGAGKSTLLKILSRITEPTAGQIRMRGRVASLLEVGTGFHPELTGRENIFLNGAILGMGKAEIRRKFDEIVAFAEVERFLDTPVKRYSSGMYVRLAFAVAAHLEPEILIVDEVLAVGDAQFQNKCLGKMQDVAHSGRTVLFVSHNMAAVRQLCTSALYMQQGELLLAGSAEQVVSRYLNAAPTESSRLGQVSRHGISLVEMALQDAEGGRTQAPVFDRDYRLRLVFRAQQPMSDAAVVVRIYDALGTLISSICSPEEGIDPFPIQSMVEVTFNLDRLQLLPGQYRASVFMFRANDPETYLEAEDVFSFEVHPAIVHEAMSAYRPDHGIVRVSQSGTLVTY, from the coding sequence ATGTCCTACCCTGTCATCCAAGTCGAAAATCTGAGTAAGCGCTATGTCCTGGGCCGTTCCCAGAGGGAAAAGTACCAGTCGCTGCGGGACACCCTTAGTCAGGGTGGTCGTCGGCTGAGGCAGCGATTTTCCCCGCGCCGTCGCCGCACCGCTGAGCCTGAGGAAGCCTTTTGGGCTTTGCAGGATGTGTCTTTTGAGATCAACCAGGGCGATCGCGTCGGCATTGTCGGGCGCAACGGGGCGGGCAAATCTACCCTGCTGAAGATTCTTAGCCGCATTACTGAACCGACGGCGGGGCAGATTCGCATGCGGGGCCGGGTGGCCAGTCTGCTAGAGGTGGGCACCGGCTTTCACCCAGAGCTGACCGGGCGGGAGAACATCTTTCTCAACGGGGCCATTCTGGGCATGGGCAAAGCCGAGATTCGCCGCAAGTTTGACGAGATTGTGGCCTTTGCCGAGGTGGAACGGTTTCTCGATACCCCCGTCAAGCGCTATTCCTCGGGTATGTACGTGCGGCTGGCCTTTGCGGTGGCGGCCCACCTGGAGCCCGAAATTTTGATTGTGGATGAGGTGCTGGCGGTGGGCGATGCCCAGTTCCAGAACAAGTGCCTGGGCAAGATGCAGGATGTGGCCCACAGCGGTCGCACAGTACTGTTTGTCAGCCACAACATGGCGGCGGTGCGGCAGTTGTGCACCTCAGCTCTCTACATGCAGCAGGGCGAACTGCTGCTGGCGGGCAGTGCCGAGCAGGTGGTGAGCCGCTACCTCAACGCCGCTCCGACGGAGAGCAGCCGTCTGGGGCAGGTGAGCCGCCACGGCATTTCGCTGGTGGAGATGGCCCTCCAGGATGCCGAGGGTGGACGCACCCAGGCCCCAGTGTTCGATCGCGACTATCGGCTGCGGCTGGTGTTTCGGGCTCAGCAACCGATGTCTGACGCCGCCGTGGTCGTCCGCATCTATGACGCCCTGGGCACCTTGATTTCCAGCATTTGCAGCCCCGAGGAGGGGATCGATCCCTTCCCGATTCAATCGATGGTGGAGGTCACCTTTAACCTGGACCGATTGCAACTGCTGCCCGGTCAGTATCGGGCCAGCGTCTTTATGTTTCGCGCCAACGACCCGGAGACCTACCTGGAAGCGGAGGACGTGTTCAGCTTTGAGGTGCATCCGGCCATTGTGCACGAGGCGATGTCGGCCTATCGCCCCGACCACGGCATTGTTCGCGTTTCTCAATCTGGCACCCTCGTCACCTACTAA
- a CDS encoding glycosyl transferase produces MTSLTSHANHWAKQLGLGVALYRFYHQPRQFVQRWRRVGLGTLADLAHDQRQMERAAAALPPLAPRSGPPLEVYYLSGRKFWYQTVFCFYSLAIQTDLNVQLVVVDDGTLSRRYQNLIRRSCPGVRFVLAAEIQARLDTVLPADRYPTLRSRRQEYPNLRKLTDIHAGTTGWKLVLDSDMLFFRPPTALLNWLQNPQTPCHMVDVETAYGYPSELMQQLAGVPIPERINVGITGLQSESLDWDELEHWCRTQIEQVGSHYYQEQGLIAMVMAQSDCCVMPAEDYVVMPSEAEAIAPQAALHHYVADSKPWYFRYGWQHILEGCTASSETLPSLDRG; encoded by the coding sequence ATGACATCGTTGACTTCCCATGCCAATCACTGGGCCAAGCAGTTGGGCCTTGGGGTGGCGCTTTATCGCTTCTACCACCAACCGCGCCAGTTTGTGCAGCGCTGGCGCAGGGTGGGGCTTGGTACCCTGGCCGACCTAGCCCACGACCAGCGGCAGATGGAGCGGGCCGCCGCCGCCCTGCCGCCCCTGGCCCCCCGGTCGGGGCCACCGCTAGAGGTCTACTACCTCAGCGGACGCAAGTTCTGGTACCAGACCGTGTTTTGCTTCTATTCGCTGGCTATTCAGACCGATCTCAACGTGCAGCTCGTGGTGGTAGACGATGGTACCCTGTCCCGCCGCTATCAGAACCTGATTCGGCGCAGCTGTCCTGGGGTGCGATTTGTGCTGGCGGCGGAAATTCAGGCTCGCCTGGATACCGTGCTGCCAGCGGACCGCTATCCGACCCTGCGATCGCGCCGCCAAGAATACCCCAACCTGCGCAAACTCACCGATATCCACGCCGGTACCACCGGCTGGAAGCTGGTGCTCGACTCCGACATGCTCTTTTTTCGTCCGCCCACGGCCCTGCTGAACTGGCTGCAAAATCCTCAAACCCCTTGCCACATGGTGGATGTGGAGACCGCCTATGGGTATCCCTCCGAGCTAATGCAGCAGCTGGCTGGAGTGCCCATCCCAGAGCGTATCAATGTTGGCATTACGGGGCTACAGAGTGAATCCCTCGACTGGGACGAGCTGGAGCACTGGTGCCGCACCCAGATCGAGCAGGTGGGTTCCCACTACTACCAGGAGCAGGGGTTGATCGCCATGGTGATGGCCCAATCGGACTGCTGCGTGATGCCCGCTGAAGACTATGTGGTTATGCCCAGCGAGGCCGAGGCGATCGCCCCCCAGGCGGCTCTGCACCACTATGTCGCCGACTCAAAACCCTGGTACTTCCGCTATGGTTGGCAGCACATCCTGGAGGGATGCACTGCATCATCAGAGACTCTCCCAAGCCTTGACCGGGGATGA
- a CDS encoding ATP-binding protein yields MSRTPDDYDLEIKQLAKELRILKKQLERSEKDRIRLENTNRTKESLLKRVICELQESQSILERKSTDLEQAVTKLTAMQTELVEAEKMAALGGLVAGVAHEINTPVGVSITMASTLMDETQKLMQAVAAGPLRRSLLDHYLLIAEESTSLILNNLNRAGELVQSFKQVAVDQTIAEKRRFAVKPYLEEVVTSLSPQIKHTGHSLTVTGDNSVVLSSYPGALAQVATNLVTNSLTHAYPCEARGHLRFDVSQHQDQVVVNYSDDGCGIPEAIIGKIFDPFFTTARDKGGSGLGLHIAYNLVMQRLQGQIEIRSVEGQGTEFTLLLPISVHSQSQV; encoded by the coding sequence ATGAGCCGCACCCCTGACGATTACGACCTTGAGATCAAGCAGCTCGCTAAAGAACTGCGCATCTTAAAAAAGCAGCTAGAGCGCTCCGAAAAAGACCGCATTCGCCTGGAGAATACCAACCGCACCAAAGAATCGCTGCTGAAACGCGTGATCTGTGAATTGCAAGAATCCCAAAGCATTCTGGAGCGCAAAAGTACGGATCTTGAGCAGGCGGTAACCAAACTGACGGCCATGCAAACGGAGCTGGTCGAGGCCGAAAAAATGGCGGCTCTGGGCGGTCTGGTGGCTGGAGTGGCCCATGAGATCAACACGCCAGTGGGCGTCAGCATTACCATGGCTTCGACGCTGATGGATGAGACCCAAAAGCTCATGCAGGCTGTAGCGGCTGGCCCTCTGAGGCGATCGCTCCTAGACCATTATTTATTAATCGCCGAAGAGAGCACCAGCCTAATTTTGAATAACCTCAATCGGGCTGGAGAACTGGTGCAAAGCTTCAAGCAGGTGGCCGTAGATCAAACGATCGCAGAAAAACGTCGATTTGCCGTCAAACCCTACTTAGAGGAAGTTGTCACTAGCCTTTCTCCCCAGATCAAACACACCGGCCACAGCCTAACGGTGACCGGTGATAACAGCGTTGTTTTAAGCAGTTACCCCGGTGCCCTGGCCCAGGTTGCCACCAATTTGGTGACCAATTCTCTCACCCATGCCTATCCCTGTGAGGCAAGGGGGCACCTCCGGTTTGATGTCAGTCAGCACCAGGACCAGGTCGTGGTGAATTATTCCGACGATGGCTGTGGTATTCCAGAGGCGATCATCGGCAAAATTTTTGATCCGTTTTTTACCACTGCCCGCGACAAGGGTGGCAGTGGTTTAGGGCTCCATATTGCCTACAACTTAGTGATGCAACGATTGCAGGGGCAAATTGAGATCCGCAGCGTAGAGGGGCAGGGGACTGAATTTACCCTGTTGCTTCCCATTTCCGTCCATTCCCAGTCCCAGGTATAA
- a CDS encoding glycosyltransferase family A protein: protein MKPLVSILIPSHNAAPWLAQALDSALSQTWPHLEVILVDDGSTDETLTVASQFDCPRLRIVAQRNRGAAAARNCALELAQGEVIQFLDADDLLAPDKIEQQMALVQAHPDCLIAGAWARFRHQPQTAIFTPEPLWQDMDPVDWLVCAWSGHWMMHPAAWLVPRRLIRAAGPWQESLSLNDDGEYFARVILASQGIRFCSAARSYYRSGNGSSLSGRKSAEAWASQYRAISSQCQHLLAAEDSDRTRQVCANLMQRFIYEVFPAVPSLRNLAARQVRQLGGATEKPMGGPCFQLAARWLGWQQARYAQLFINQWGYRRVALGRMVPKPNGEQGKSDDGVPLQEEPQWQES, encoded by the coding sequence ATGAAACCCCTCGTTTCAATTCTGATTCCCAGCCACAATGCCGCGCCCTGGCTGGCCCAGGCCCTAGACTCGGCTCTGAGCCAAACCTGGCCCCATCTCGAAGTCATTTTAGTAGACGACGGCTCGACCGATGAAACCCTGACCGTGGCCAGTCAGTTCGATTGCCCCCGGTTGCGCATTGTTGCCCAGCGCAACCGGGGGGCCGCCGCCGCCCGCAACTGCGCGTTGGAATTGGCCCAGGGCGAGGTGATTCAGTTCCTCGACGCCGATGACCTGCTGGCCCCCGACAAAATTGAGCAGCAGATGGCGCTGGTGCAGGCTCACCCAGACTGTCTGATCGCTGGGGCCTGGGCCAGGTTTCGCCACCAGCCCCAGACGGCTATCTTCACCCCCGAACCGCTCTGGCAGGACATGGACCCGGTGGACTGGCTAGTATGTGCCTGGTCGGGCCACTGGATGATGCACCCCGCCGCCTGGCTGGTACCGCGCCGCCTGATTCGAGCCGCTGGCCCCTGGCAGGAGTCGCTATCCCTAAATGACGATGGCGAATACTTTGCCCGTGTCATCTTGGCGAGTCAGGGAATCCGCTTTTGCTCGGCGGCCCGCAGCTACTACCGATCGGGCAACGGCAGCAGCCTCAGCGGGCGCAAGAGTGCTGAGGCCTGGGCTTCGCAGTATCGAGCGATTTCCTCGCAGTGCCAGCATTTGCTGGCGGCAGAGGACAGCGATCGCACCCGGCAGGTTTGCGCCAATTTAATGCAGCGTTTTATCTACGAAGTCTTTCCCGCTGTGCCATCGTTGCGCAATCTGGCTGCGCGCCAGGTGCGCCAGCTAGGAGGAGCCACCGAAAAGCCCATGGGTGGCCCCTGCTTTCAGCTAGCGGCCCGGTGGCTGGGGTGGCAGCAGGCCCGCTATGCTCAGCTATTCATTAATCAGTGGGGCTATCGCCGGGTTGCCCTGGGGCGCATGGTGCCGAAACCTAACGGCGAACAGGGCAAAAGCGATGACGGTGTACCCCTACAGGAGGAGCCCCAATGGCAAGAATCCTGA
- a CDS encoding FIST signal transduction protein has translation MLKVAVGHSHDPDSLEAINEVLAQCSADLGEYQPQAGLLFAALEFDHKLILRQIDQRFPGLELIGGTTDGELSSVLQFQQDSLTLMLFSSDDIEMCAGVGRQISADPVAIAHQAVIDAQHHLTQPVQLCIALPESLTTSTVAILQGLESALGAVPIFGGATADQWQYRQTYQFYKTEVLSDAVPFLLWAGNLVFSHGVAGGWHPIGKPSQVTKVDRNVIYEIDHQPALTFYHYYLNDSEPDAIYPLAVFPPGETRYFLRGAVGYDAGSGSITVSGDVPENSTVQITDASLDDVVAASQTAFVDALSHYPGGQPDAALFFSCAWRRQILGTRAPEEYQAIHQSLKPAISSCGFYTYGEIAPFQHQGKTFFHNTTFVALLLGSRS, from the coding sequence ATGCTGAAGGTCGCTGTTGGACATAGTCATGATCCCGATTCCCTAGAAGCTATCAATGAAGTATTAGCCCAGTGTTCTGCTGACTTAGGCGAGTATCAACCGCAGGCTGGGCTGCTGTTTGCCGCCCTTGAGTTTGACCACAAGCTAATCCTGCGACAGATTGATCAGCGGTTTCCTGGGCTAGAGCTGATTGGGGGCACCACCGATGGCGAACTCTCGTCGGTGCTGCAATTTCAGCAAGATTCCCTCACGCTGATGTTGTTTAGCTCCGACGACATTGAGATGTGCGCGGGGGTAGGGCGACAGATCTCAGCCGATCCGGTGGCGATCGCCCACCAGGCCGTCATCGATGCCCAGCACCACCTCACCCAGCCCGTGCAACTGTGCATTGCCCTGCCCGAAAGCCTTACCACGAGCACCGTAGCCATTCTCCAGGGGCTGGAGTCAGCCCTCGGAGCGGTGCCCATCTTTGGCGGTGCCACCGCTGACCAGTGGCAATATCGACAGACCTACCAGTTCTACAAAACGGAGGTGCTCAGCGATGCGGTGCCCTTCCTGCTGTGGGCAGGCAATCTGGTCTTCTCCCATGGGGTGGCGGGGGGGTGGCACCCGATCGGCAAACCGAGCCAGGTGACCAAAGTCGATAGAAACGTTATTTACGAAATTGACCACCAGCCGGCCCTAACGTTCTACCACTACTATCTGAACGACTCGGAGCCCGATGCGATCTACCCCCTTGCGGTCTTTCCCCCCGGTGAGACCCGATATTTTTTGCGCGGAGCCGTGGGCTACGACGCGGGTTCAGGCAGCATCACTGTCTCGGGCGATGTCCCCGAAAACTCGACGGTACAAATTACCGATGCCTCCCTCGATGACGTAGTAGCCGCATCGCAAACGGCTTTTGTTGACGCCCTCAGCCACTACCCTGGGGGGCAGCCCGACGCTGCTCTGTTCTTTTCCTGCGCGTGGCGGCGGCAAATTTTAGGTACGCGAGCCCCTGAGGAATACCAAGCAATTCACCAATCGCTTAAGCCGGCGATCTCAAGCTGTGGGTTTTACACCTACGGTGAAATTGCCCCCTTCCAGCATCAGGGCAAAACCTTCTTTCACAACACAACGTTTGTCGCGCTGCTGCTGGGCAGTCGGTCATGA